In Vibrio sp. 10N, the following proteins share a genomic window:
- the degS gene encoding outer membrane-stress sensor serine endopeptidase DegS encodes MLNFLIRSVSMGLITALLVLLAVPSLRQNVIPNNIVSQPEYDNTQQVSFNQAVRKAAPAVVNIYSRQYKESDRTTLSTQGLGSGVIVSDKGYIITNYHVVANADQIIVALQDGRVAAAQLVGKDQRTDIAVLRIEGGNLPVIPLNPDYAPKVGDVVLAIGNPYNLGQTTTFGIISATGRSSISAGGIQAFIQTDAAINQGNSGGALVNTLGELVGINTASFQQATDLETYGISFAIPYPLASKIMEKIIADGRVIRGYIGIDGQDINSVTSRLLGNEHIGGIIVLGLDPEGPAAKAGIEVQDIILMIDGNKLNGRQGVLDLVTDLRPGTTVDVKLLRDGKELTLPVTVGEDSRE; translated from the coding sequence ATGCTGAACTTTCTAATCCGCTCTGTATCAATGGGTCTAATCACAGCGCTCCTTGTGCTACTAGCGGTGCCTTCCCTTCGACAAAACGTCATACCGAATAATATCGTCTCTCAACCCGAATACGACAATACACAACAGGTTTCTTTCAATCAGGCTGTACGTAAAGCGGCACCAGCGGTCGTCAATATCTATAGTCGCCAATACAAAGAGAGCGATCGCACCACTCTCTCGACTCAGGGTCTAGGCTCTGGCGTCATCGTTAGTGATAAAGGCTACATCATTACCAACTATCACGTGGTGGCGAATGCGGATCAAATCATTGTTGCACTGCAAGATGGTCGCGTAGCAGCCGCTCAGCTGGTAGGTAAAGACCAGCGCACCGACATTGCGGTACTGCGTATTGAAGGCGGCAATCTACCTGTTATTCCACTCAATCCAGATTATGCTCCAAAAGTTGGCGATGTTGTGCTGGCAATTGGTAACCCGTATAACCTTGGACAAACCACTACCTTTGGTATTATCTCGGCAACCGGACGTTCATCAATTAGTGCCGGCGGCATTCAAGCGTTCATCCAAACCGATGCTGCAATCAACCAAGGTAACTCGGGCGGCGCACTAGTTAACACGCTTGGAGAGTTAGTTGGGATCAATACCGCATCCTTCCAGCAAGCTACCGATCTTGAAACTTATGGTATCTCGTTTGCTATTCCTTATCCTCTGGCAAGCAAGATCATGGAAAAAATCATTGCCGATGGACGAGTGATACGCGGCTACATAGGCATTGATGGTCAAGACATTAACTCCGTCACTTCTCGCCTCTTAGGCAACGAGCACATTGGCGGTATCATCGTGCTTGGATTGGATCCAGAGGGACCAGCGGCCAAAGCGGGAATCGAAGTGCAAGACATCATCTTGATGATCGATGGCAATAAACTGAATGGTCGACAGGGTGTGCTTGACTTAGTTACAGACTTAAGGCCTGGCACCACCGTCGATGTGAAATTACTTCGTGATGGCAAAGAGCTTACCTTGCCTGTGACCGTTGGCGAAGATAGCCGAGAGTAG
- a CDS encoding Do family serine endopeptidase, protein MKKPVLALTVLSLSLSAIIAPLPATAALPLSVNGEQLPSLAPMLEKVTPAVVSIAVEGTQVSRQQLPEQFRFFFGPDFPTEQLQERPFRGLGSGVVIDAKKGYIVTNYHVINGAEEIRIKLGDGREFDAELVGGDQMSDVALLKVDGAKNLTEIKVADSDELRVGDFTVAIGNPFGLGQTVTSGIVSALGRSGLNIENFENFIQTDAAINSGNSGGALVNLNGELIGINTAILGPNGGNVGIGFAIPSNMMTNLTEQIIEFGEVKRGMLGVQGGEVTSELAEALGYDSSKGAFVSQVVPDSAADKAGLEAGDIIISVNGKKISTFSELRAKVATLGAGKTVTLGVVRDGKEKSFKATLTESTQSSTKADKLHEGLTGAEFANTTSSDAIEGVKVTSVEEGSPAAQYELQKDDIIIGVNRTRVKNVAQLRKLLEKKPGVLALNIQRGDRTIYLVVR, encoded by the coding sequence ATGAAAAAACCAGTACTTGCGTTAACTGTTCTTTCGTTAAGCCTAAGTGCAATCATCGCCCCACTACCTGCTACGGCCGCTCTGCCTTTATCTGTCAATGGAGAGCAACTGCCAAGCCTTGCGCCAATGTTAGAAAAAGTCACACCTGCGGTGGTCAGTATTGCCGTAGAGGGGACACAAGTTTCTCGACAGCAACTGCCTGAGCAGTTCCGCTTTTTCTTTGGTCCTGACTTCCCTACTGAACAGCTTCAAGAGCGCCCATTCCGCGGGCTAGGTTCCGGTGTCGTTATTGACGCCAAGAAAGGCTATATCGTGACTAACTATCACGTCATCAATGGCGCTGAGGAAATTCGCATCAAGCTCGGTGACGGACGCGAGTTTGATGCCGAGCTGGTTGGCGGCGATCAAATGTCTGATGTAGCCTTATTGAAAGTTGACGGTGCCAAGAACCTCACGGAAATCAAGGTTGCCGATTCAGACGAGCTGCGCGTGGGTGATTTCACCGTCGCGATTGGTAACCCATTTGGTCTAGGGCAAACCGTGACCTCTGGTATCGTATCCGCACTGGGTCGAAGTGGCCTCAACATCGAGAACTTTGAAAACTTCATTCAAACCGATGCGGCCATCAACAGCGGTAACTCTGGTGGTGCCTTAGTGAACCTCAATGGTGAGCTGATCGGTATCAACACCGCTATCTTAGGGCCTAATGGTGGCAATGTCGGTATTGGCTTTGCCATTCCATCCAACATGATGACCAACCTTACCGAACAAATCATCGAGTTTGGTGAAGTTAAACGCGGCATGCTGGGCGTTCAGGGTGGTGAAGTCACCTCAGAGCTTGCCGAAGCACTTGGCTATGATTCCAGCAAGGGCGCGTTTGTCAGCCAAGTCGTGCCAGATAGTGCGGCCGACAAAGCGGGCCTGGAAGCCGGTGACATCATCATTTCAGTGAACGGTAAGAAGATTTCTACCTTCAGTGAATTACGCGCTAAGGTCGCTACATTAGGCGCTGGTAAAACCGTCACCCTAGGGGTAGTTCGAGACGGTAAAGAAAAATCGTTCAAAGCAACACTTACCGAGTCAACACAATCTTCGACAAAAGCGGATAAGCTGCATGAAGGTCTAACGGGGGCTGAGTTTGCTAATACCACCAGCAGCGATGCGATTGAAGGCGTCAAAGTCACGTCGGTGGAAGAAGGTTCACCTGCGGCTCAATACGAGCTACAAAAAGATGACATCATCATCGGAGTGAACCGCACTCGAGTGAAAAACGTGGCCCAGCTTCGTAAACTGCTTGAGAAAAAACCGGGCGTATTGGCACTGAACATCCAGCGCGGTGATAGAACCATCTACCTGGTCGTACGATAA
- the zapG gene encoding Z-ring associated protein ZapG, which translates to MPWIYAIVGLLVGAILGIVISRLTTPQYKKQKTLQKDLESAKFALEQQRQELSDHFAQTAEMLDTLGKDYTKLYQHMAKTSTELMPNLPEQDNPFVKKIAEHNVEVIDASDSVEHPPKDYVNGATGLLREEKKEVVESPAAVGQEPVTTAKAS; encoded by the coding sequence ATGCCTTGGATATATGCCATTGTCGGCTTGCTAGTTGGTGCTATTCTAGGAATTGTGATTTCCCGACTGACTACTCCGCAATACAAGAAACAAAAGACGCTACAAAAAGATCTCGAATCCGCTAAGTTCGCGCTTGAACAACAAAGGCAAGAGCTGTCGGATCACTTTGCACAAACAGCTGAAATGCTCGACACGCTGGGCAAAGATTACACCAAGCTCTATCAGCATATGGCAAAAACCTCCACGGAGCTGATGCCAAACCTTCCAGAACAAGATAATCCTTTTGTGAAGAAAATTGCTGAACACAACGTAGAAGTCATAGACGCTAGCGATTCTGTAGAGCATCCACCAAAAGATTACGTTAATGGTGCGACGGGTCTCTTAAGAGAAGAGAAAAAAGAAGTGGTTGAATCCCCCGCTGCAGTCGGCCAAGAGCCCGTAACGACAGCCAAAGCTTCTTAA
- the zapE gene encoding cell division protein ZapE, giving the protein MTPIERYEHDIKTNGFQVDPAQRTAVEALDKLHHQFNDYLRFEAPPLSMMQKLLGKQPEQAVPPQGLYFWGGVGRGKTYLMDAFFDSLPTSKKMRVHFHRFMYRVHDELKRLGDVENPLERVADIFESEAKIICFDEFFVSDITDAMILATLLQALFKRGVVLVATSNIPPEDLYRNGLQRARFMPAITLIQSQCVVLNVDSGIDYRLRTLEQAEIYHFPLDEAANQNLERYFEQLVMDDRVHEATIDINHRDIDVFAAADDVLFASFAQLCQTMRSQNDYIEMSRIYHTVLLADVKQMDAKLDDAARRFIALVDEFYERRVKLIISAEVPLEELYTQGQLEFEFKRCISRLTEMQSHDYLASEHLP; this is encoded by the coding sequence ATGACGCCAATAGAAAGATACGAACACGATATAAAAACAAATGGTTTCCAGGTAGACCCAGCCCAACGTACTGCAGTGGAAGCATTAGACAAATTACACCATCAGTTTAACGATTATCTGAGATTTGAAGCACCTCCGCTTTCAATGATGCAAAAGCTGCTAGGGAAACAACCCGAACAAGCGGTGCCGCCGCAAGGCCTCTATTTTTGGGGTGGAGTAGGGCGTGGTAAAACCTACTTGATGGATGCGTTTTTTGATAGTTTACCGACATCGAAGAAAATGCGTGTGCATTTCCACCGCTTTATGTACCGAGTGCACGATGAACTCAAGCGATTAGGGGATGTTGAGAACCCGCTGGAGAGAGTGGCGGATATTTTCGAATCCGAAGCTAAGATCATCTGCTTCGATGAGTTTTTTGTCTCCGACATTACCGACGCCATGATTTTGGCTACGTTATTACAAGCTCTGTTTAAACGTGGTGTGGTACTTGTTGCGACCTCTAATATTCCGCCTGAAGACTTATATCGTAATGGTTTGCAGCGCGCCCGTTTTATGCCTGCTATCACCTTGATTCAGAGTCAGTGTGTGGTACTGAATGTCGACAGTGGCATTGATTATCGACTGCGCACGCTTGAACAAGCTGAAATCTACCATTTCCCTCTAGATGAAGCCGCAAATCAAAACCTTGAGCGTTACTTTGAACAACTGGTGATGGATGATCGCGTTCATGAGGCGACGATAGATATTAATCATCGTGATATTGACGTGTTTGCCGCCGCTGATGATGTGCTATTTGCAAGTTTTGCGCAGCTTTGCCAAACCATGCGCAGTCAAAACGACTATATAGAGATGTCTCGTATCTACCATACCGTGCTGCTCGCCGATGTGAAGCAGATGGACGCCAAGTTGGACGACGCGGCAAGGCGGTTTATCGCTTTGGTTGATGAATTCTATGAAAGACGAGTAAAGTTGATTATTTCAGCCGAAGTGCCGTTAGAGGAACTGTACACGCAAGGTCAGTTAGAGTTTGAGTTTAAGCGCTGTATTTCGCGTTTAACGGAGATGCAAAGTCACGACTACTTGGCTTCAGAGCATTTACCTTGA
- the rplM gene encoding 50S ribosomal protein L13, producing MKTFVAKPETVKRDWYVVDAEGKTLGRLASEIASRLRGKHKAEYTPHTDTGDYIIVVNAEKVTVTGNKAKNKVYYRHSEFPGGLKSITFEKLIDRKPEMALELAVKGMLPRGPLGRAMYRKLKVYAGAEHNHVAQQPQVLDI from the coding sequence ATGAAAACTTTCGTTGCTAAACCAGAAACTGTAAAACGCGACTGGTACGTTGTAGACGCTGAAGGTAAAACTCTTGGCCGTCTAGCAAGTGAAATTGCATCTCGCCTACGTGGCAAACACAAAGCTGAATACACTCCTCACACTGACACTGGTGATTACATCATCGTTGTTAACGCTGAGAAAGTTACTGTAACTGGTAACAAGGCTAAGAACAAAGTTTACTACCGTCACTCTGAGTTCCCAGGCGGCCTAAAATCAATCACTTTTGAAAAGCTGATTGATCGTAAGCCTGAAATGGCTCTTGAGCTAGCGGTTAAAGGTATGCTACCACGTGGTCCTCTAGGCCGTGCTATGTACCGTAAGCTTAAAGTTTACGCTGGCGCTGAGCACAACCATGTTGCTCAACAACCACAAGTACTAGACATCTAA
- the rpsI gene encoding 30S ribosomal protein S9: MAENQYYGTGRRKSSAARVFIKPGTGNIVVNKRELETYFGRETSCMVVRQPLELTELTEKLDLFVTVKGGGISGQAGAIRHGITRALMEYDESLRPALRAAGYVTRDARCVERKKVGLRKARRRPQFSKR, encoded by the coding sequence ATGGCAGAGAATCAATACTACGGCACTGGCCGTCGCAAAAGCTCAGCTGCTCGTGTTTTCATCAAACCAGGCACTGGCAACATCGTAGTTAACAAGCGTGAACTAGAAACTTACTTCGGTCGCGAAACTTCTTGCATGGTAGTTCGTCAGCCTCTAGAGCTAACTGAACTAACTGAGAAGCTAGACCTATTCGTTACTGTAAAAGGTGGCGGTATTTCTGGTCAAGCAGGTGCTATCCGTCACGGTATCACTCGCGCGCTAATGGAATACGATGAATCTCTACGTCCTGCTCTACGTGCAGCTGGCTACGTTACTCGCGACGCTCGTTGCGTTGAACGTAAGAAAGTTGGTCTACGTAAAGCACGTCGTCGTCCACAGTTCTCTAAGCGTTAA
- the petA gene encoding ubiquinol-cytochrome c reductase iron-sulfur subunit yields the protein MSNAPLNNGRRRFLTATTAVVGGLGAAAVAVPFIKSWNPSAKAKAAGAPVEVDVSKLEEGQMVRVEWQGKPVWVVRRAQSVLDNLSNLAAQLRDPDSAEEQQPEYAQNVYRSIKPEYFVAVGFCTHLGCSPTYLADSFSEQVQGVKSGFFCPCHGSKFDMAGRVFQNVPAPLNLVIPKHMYLSDTKILIGVDEGDA from the coding sequence ATGAGCAATGCGCCTTTAAATAACGGTCGCAGGCGTTTCCTTACTGCGACAACTGCGGTTGTCGGTGGTTTGGGAGCAGCTGCAGTCGCCGTTCCTTTTATAAAATCTTGGAACCCAAGTGCCAAAGCGAAAGCCGCTGGTGCCCCTGTTGAAGTGGACGTCAGTAAGCTTGAAGAAGGTCAAATGGTTCGTGTCGAATGGCAAGGTAAGCCAGTTTGGGTTGTGCGTCGTGCACAGTCTGTATTGGATAACTTAAGCAACCTTGCTGCTCAGTTACGTGATCCTGACTCAGCGGAAGAACAGCAGCCTGAGTATGCACAGAATGTGTATCGCTCAATTAAGCCTGAGTATTTCGTTGCGGTTGGATTCTGTACTCACCTAGGGTGTTCACCTACCTATCTTGCTGATTCCTTTAGTGAACAAGTTCAGGGTGTGAAATCGGGCTTCTTCTGCCCATGTCATGGCTCTAAGTTTGATATGGCTGGTCGCGTTTTCCAAAACGTCCCAGCACCACTCAACCTAGTCATTCCTAAGCACATGTACTTGAGCGATACCAAGATCCTAATTGGTGTTGATGAGGGGGATGCATAA
- a CDS encoding cytochrome b, whose product MQALLDWVEKRLPAMNAYKKHLSEYPMPKNFNFWYLFGSLAMLVLVNQILTGIWLTMNYVPSGEGAFASVEYIMRDVEYGWLLRYMHSTGASAFFVVVYLHMFRGLIYGSYQKPRELLWVFGMLIFLVLMAEAFMGYLLPWGQMSYWGAQVIISLFGAIPVIGDDLTLWIRGDYIISGATLNRFFALHVIALPIVLLLLVVLHVLALHEVGSNNPDGIETKLPKGSMGDDYKTQFKFHDYYSKKYDIIDSIPFHPYGTVKDLVGVAGFFFLFCYVLFFNPEMGGYFLEPPNFEAANPLKTPEHIAPVWYFTPFYAILRAVPDKLLGVVAMGLSIVFLFLLPWFDRCKVRSYRYRSKIHLINIIQFTISFIALGILGALPATPTYTLLAQIFSLGYFMFFVLLFFYSKNENTKPLPERVTFK is encoded by the coding sequence ATGCAAGCGTTACTTGATTGGGTAGAAAAACGTCTACCTGCGATGAATGCTTATAAAAAGCATTTATCTGAATACCCAATGCCAAAAAACTTCAACTTTTGGTATCTGTTTGGTTCATTGGCAATGTTGGTATTGGTTAACCAAATCCTAACGGGTATTTGGTTGACGATGAACTATGTTCCTTCTGGCGAAGGTGCGTTTGCCTCTGTTGAATACATCATGCGTGATGTGGAATACGGTTGGCTACTCCGCTATATGCACTCCACCGGTGCTTCAGCTTTCTTTGTTGTTGTTTACCTGCATATGTTCCGTGGTCTTATCTACGGCTCATATCAAAAGCCGCGTGAGCTGCTTTGGGTATTCGGCATGCTTATCTTCCTTGTGTTGATGGCAGAAGCGTTTATGGGTTACCTACTACCTTGGGGACAAATGTCTTACTGGGGCGCTCAGGTAATTATCTCGTTGTTTGGTGCTATCCCTGTTATTGGTGATGACCTAACGCTTTGGATCCGTGGTGACTACATCATCTCTGGTGCAACGCTAAACCGCTTCTTCGCACTGCACGTGATTGCTCTGCCAATCGTACTGCTGCTGTTGGTTGTCCTGCACGTACTCGCGCTACACGAAGTGGGTTCAAACAACCCTGACGGTATCGAGACTAAGCTTCCAAAAGGCAGCATGGGCGACGATTACAAAACGCAGTTCAAGTTCCACGATTACTACAGCAAGAAATACGACATCATCGATTCGATTCCTTTCCACCCTTACGGTACGGTAAAAGATTTGGTTGGTGTAGCAGGCTTCTTCTTCCTGTTCTGTTATGTGTTGTTCTTCAACCCAGAGATGGGCGGTTACTTCCTTGAGCCACCTAACTTTGAAGCTGCGAACCCGCTGAAGACACCTGAGCACATTGCGCCAGTATGGTACTTCACTCCGTTCTACGCGATTTTGCGTGCGGTACCAGATAAGCTTCTGGGTGTAGTAGCGATGGGACTGTCAATTGTATTCCTATTCCTACTTCCTTGGTTCGACCGTTGTAAAGTTCGCTCTTATCGCTATAGAAGTAAGATTCACCTAATCAACATCATCCAGTTCACCATTAGCTTTATTGCTTTGGGTATTCTTGGTGCGCTACCAGCGACACCAACATATACGCTACTGGCTCAGATCTTCAGTTTAGGTTACTTCATGTTCTTCGTTCTGCTGTTCTTCTACAGTAAGAATGAAAACACCAAGCCATTGCCAGAGAGGGTGACATTCAAATGA
- a CDS encoding cytochrome c1, whose protein sequence is MKKWIVVLFALLPSLALAAGGNVHLDKANNDLTDKASLQNGAKLFMNYCFACHSTQYQRYERVATDLGIPVDLAKENLVFDPEAKIGDLMVNAMPQKQAAAWFGAAPPDLTLVARVRGVDWLYTYLRTFYVDPSRPFGVNNTTFPNVGMPHVLEELQGIPMPIFETKVVDGEEVQVIVGTETDGRGELSSSEYDDAVRDLVNFLEYSGDPVKLERHALGWWVMAFLVIFTIVVVLLKKEYWRDVH, encoded by the coding sequence ATGAAAAAGTGGATTGTAGTACTTTTCGCATTGCTGCCATCTCTAGCACTAGCGGCTGGTGGTAATGTACATCTAGATAAAGCAAATAACGACTTGACGGACAAAGCGTCACTTCAAAACGGTGCCAAACTGTTTATGAACTACTGCTTTGCTTGTCACTCGACGCAGTATCAGCGCTATGAGCGTGTCGCGACTGATTTAGGTATCCCTGTTGATCTTGCGAAAGAAAACCTAGTTTTCGACCCTGAGGCAAAGATTGGTGACCTGATGGTCAACGCGATGCCGCAGAAACAAGCAGCAGCTTGGTTTGGTGCTGCGCCACCGGATCTAACCTTGGTGGCTCGTGTTCGCGGTGTGGACTGGCTGTATACGTATCTGCGTACGTTCTACGTTGATCCAAGCCGTCCATTTGGCGTTAACAACACCACATTCCCGAATGTTGGTATGCCGCACGTTCTTGAAGAGCTGCAAGGTATTCCAATGCCGATCTTCGAAACTAAAGTGGTTGATGGTGAAGAAGTTCAGGTGATTGTTGGCACTGAAACCGACGGCCGTGGTGAGTTGAGCTCTAGTGAGTATGACGACGCGGTACGTGACCTAGTTAATTTCCTTGAGTACTCAGGTGACCCTGTGAAACTCGAGCGTCACGCACTAGGTTGGTGGGTGATGGCGTTCCTAGTCATCTTCACTATCGTCGTTGTGCTGCTTAAGAAAGAGTATTGGCGCGATGTTCACTAA
- the sspA gene encoding stringent starvation protein SspA, with protein sequence MAVAANKRSVMTLFSSATDLYSHQVRIVLAEKGVSVEVELVDDVNIPAELAELNPYKTVPTLVDRELALYDSKIIMEYLDERFPHPPLMPVYPVARGNSRLMIYRIERNWYSLAEKVMKGSAEESEAARNKLRNDLLTLAPIFAEYEYFMSEEFSLIDCYLAPLLWRLPEMGIELVGPGSKEIKVYMNRVFERDSFLASLTEAEREMRLVR encoded by the coding sequence ATGGCTGTAGCTGCCAATAAACGTTCTGTGATGACTCTTTTTTCCAGTGCTACTGATTTATATAGCCACCAGGTTCGAATCGTTCTAGCGGAAAAAGGGGTTAGTGTTGAAGTCGAGTTAGTGGATGATGTAAACATCCCAGCTGAGCTTGCTGAACTAAACCCATACAAGACTGTTCCAACTTTGGTCGATCGTGAGCTAGCCCTATACGACTCAAAGATCATCATGGAATACCTTGATGAGCGTTTCCCTCATCCACCGCTAATGCCAGTATACCCTGTTGCTCGTGGTAACAGCCGCCTAATGATCTATCGCATTGAGCGTAACTGGTACTCGCTAGCTGAGAAAGTAATGAAAGGTTCTGCTGAAGAATCAGAAGCGGCACGTAACAAACTTCGTAACGACCTACTGACTCTAGCGCCTATCTTTGCTGAGTACGAGTATTTCATGAGCGAAGAGTTCAGCTTGATTGATTGCTACCTAGCTCCGCTATTGTGGCGTCTACCTGAGATGGGTATCGAACTTGTTGGTCCTGGCTCAAAAGAAATCAAAGTGTACATGAACCGTGTATTTGAACGTGATTCGTTCCTAGCTTCTCTAACAGAAGCTGAGCGTGAGATGCGTTTGGTTCGCTAG
- the sspB gene encoding ClpXP protease specificity-enhancing factor — protein sequence MDIEKMTPRRPYMLRAFYDWLVENDLTPHIVVDANMPGVRVPLEFVQDGQIILNIAPRAVGQLELGNEAITFHARFGGKPHSVIAPLYSVQAIYARENGAGTMFEPEDAYLSIEEEDISEPEVVTGLSVAAETEQPEQSNDAPNGDDEPPKPKGRPSLRVVK from the coding sequence ATGGATATTGAAAAAATGACACCTCGCCGACCATATATGCTACGTGCATTTTATGATTGGCTAGTTGAGAATGATTTAACCCCGCATATTGTTGTTGATGCAAACATGCCGGGTGTGCGAGTGCCTTTGGAGTTCGTGCAAGACGGTCAGATCATTCTTAACATTGCTCCAAGGGCGGTTGGCCAGCTTGAGTTGGGTAATGAAGCAATTACGTTTCATGCTCGATTCGGTGGTAAGCCTCACTCGGTGATAGCTCCACTTTACTCTGTACAAGCTATTTATGCTCGTGAAAACGGTGCAGGCACTATGTTCGAACCTGAAGATGCCTATCTTTCTATTGAAGAAGAAGACATCTCAGAGCCAGAAGTGGTGACCGGTTTGTCGGTGGCAGCAGAAACTGAGCAGCCAGAGCAAAGCAATGACGCGCCTAACGGAGATGATGAGCCGCCTAAGCCAAAAGGGCGACCGAGTCTTCGCGTAGTCAAATAA
- a CDS encoding IS1182 family transposase, which produces MLQKPSPQQYELEMVTMEQLVPQNHLVRKIDNAIDFEFIRDEVAHLYCKDNGRPPVDPVRLFKIILLGYLFGIKSERQLVKEIEVNVAYRWFLRMSLTEKVIHASTLSQNRIRRFNGTDVFERIFNNIVLQAMEKGLVAGQELFTDSTHLKANANKNKHMNRLRPVSAGAYLDMLNEDVAADRESEGKNPFKETPPKTDVKNTKVSTTDPESGFMTRDNKPQGFFYLDHRTVDGKHGIIVDTYATPGNVNDSQPYIRRLDHTLEQFNLNPIAVGIDAGYFTAPVAESLERRSILGVFGYRRPSRTKNKFKKKDFKYQKETDTYRCPEGQELIYKTTTRAGYRSYASDPKQCAFCPVRDDCTKSENMQKVITRHLYSETVERANQMRLSSYGKKTYRRRSETVERSFADAKQHHGHRYARYRGLAKVQMQCWLAAAAQNIKKIALVVSYLRKMGLNKAEISQILASVCRFKPYSLQNAI; this is translated from the coding sequence ATGCTTCAAAAACCTTCTCCTCAGCAATACGAACTCGAAATGGTAACCATGGAACAGCTCGTTCCACAGAATCATCTCGTTCGTAAAATTGATAATGCCATCGACTTCGAGTTCATCAGAGACGAAGTGGCACATCTATACTGCAAAGATAATGGCCGCCCACCCGTAGACCCTGTGCGTTTATTCAAAATCATTCTGCTTGGCTACCTATTCGGCATCAAAAGTGAGCGCCAACTGGTCAAAGAAATTGAAGTGAACGTCGCTTATCGTTGGTTCTTACGAATGTCACTGACCGAAAAAGTTATCCATGCTTCGACGTTAAGCCAGAACCGAATTCGACGCTTCAATGGTACTGACGTCTTTGAGCGCATCTTCAACAACATAGTGCTTCAAGCGATGGAGAAAGGCTTAGTCGCAGGACAGGAGCTCTTCACTGACAGTACACACCTTAAAGCCAATGCTAACAAGAACAAGCACATGAATCGTCTGCGTCCAGTTAGTGCAGGCGCTTATCTTGATATGCTGAATGAAGATGTGGCTGCAGACCGAGAATCTGAAGGTAAAAATCCATTCAAAGAGACGCCACCAAAGACAGACGTCAAAAACACTAAAGTCAGCACCACCGACCCTGAAAGTGGCTTTATGACACGAGACAATAAGCCTCAAGGCTTCTTCTATCTTGACCACCGAACCGTGGATGGTAAGCACGGTATCATCGTAGACACATACGCAACACCGGGGAATGTGAATGACTCACAGCCCTATATCCGTCGTCTCGATCACACACTAGAGCAGTTCAACCTCAATCCTATCGCAGTTGGTATCGATGCAGGTTACTTCACTGCGCCTGTTGCTGAATCACTCGAGCGCCGCAGTATATTAGGTGTGTTCGGGTATCGCCGCCCATCAAGAACTAAGAACAAATTTAAGAAGAAAGACTTCAAATACCAAAAAGAGACCGATACCTATCGCTGTCCAGAAGGGCAAGAACTTATCTATAAAACCACAACACGCGCAGGCTATCGCTCATACGCTTCAGACCCGAAACAATGTGCGTTTTGCCCCGTTCGGGACGACTGTACTAAGAGTGAAAATATGCAGAAGGTCATAACGCGTCACCTTTATAGTGAGACGGTGGAGCGAGCCAATCAAATGCGACTCTCTAGCTACGGAAAGAAGACGTATCGGAGGCGAAGTGAAACAGTAGAACGAAGCTTCGCCGATGCAAAACAACACCATGGCCACCGTTACGCGCGCTACCGCGGTCTCGCAAAAGTGCAAATGCAATGTTGGTTAGCCGCTGCCGCTCAAAACATCAAGAAGATAGCGTTGGTGGTGAGCTATCTGCGAAAAATGGGCCTAAATAAGGCAGAAATAAGTCAAATACTAGCCTCTGTATGCCGATTTAAGCCTTACTCACTTCAGAACGCTATCTAA